Part of the Deltaproteobacteria bacterium genome is shown below.
GCCGCTTCTGCCGAGCCTGCACTCGAAGCCGTCGCCGAGATGGAGACGGATCCGCTCACCACGCCGAACCCCGAGCACACCTCGCTGTTCGACTTCGGCGATGCGGCCCCCGCGGTCTCGAAGACCGCCGAGCTGCCGCCAGCGCCCGCGCCGAAGGCCGCGCCTGCGGCGCGAGCGGCGGCGCCCGCGGAAGACGCCATGCACGCGGGTCTGATCGTGCAGCGCGACGGCAAGCTGCACTTGTTACGGCCCTGGGAAGATGGCGAGCTATGCGCGGGCCGCGCGCCCGAGTGCGAGATCGTGCTCGCGGACGCCGGCGTCTCGCGCAAGCACGCGCAGTTCTCGCGCACCGCGAGCGGCTACGAGGTGAGCGATCTCGGCTCCGTGAACGGCATCTACGTGAACGGCCACCGCACGAAGCGCCACACGCTTCAGGTGGGCGACGTGGTGCGCATCGAGACCTTCGAGCTGACGTTCGTGCTCGACCGCCAGCCGATCGGCAGCGAGGTGAACGGCCCGGTGCCGGCGAAGCCGTCGGTGCAGGACGGCGCGCGCACGACGTAATTCTCGCTCGGCATGCCGGCGGCCGACGACGAGGCGTTCGTGCTGTCGCCGGTGGCTGGCGATCCCACCGAAGCGCCCGACTCCGCGCGCGCCGAGGAAGCCCCCCCGGTCTTCGCTGCGGGCCTCGACGACGAGTTCGAAACGCTCCCGCCTGCAGCCAACCCGCTCGAGGGACCCGAGCTCGCGGTGCTGCCCGAGGCGGACGTGATGGCCGCGGAGGACGAGGACGAAAAGGACTCGACGCTCGACCGCATCGAGCTCCAGCTCATCTCGACGCCCGCCGGGGCGCAGGCCTCGACGAGCAGCGGCACGCTCGGCCTCACGCTGCGCTTCGACGCTTCCGCGATGTCGCCCCGCGCACGCGAGGCGTTCGCAGTGCTCGCCGAAGAAGGCGTCGCGATCAGCGCGCGCGTGGAGTTCACGCGCGGCGAATAGCCTCGACCGCGGATCCGGGCCTGGCACGGAAGCGCGCTCGCAGCGTTACGCCGTCTGCGAGCGGCCCCGCGAGATCACGCCCGCGCGCCGCTCGGCGATGTCTTTCGCCGAGACGCCACGGACGTGCTCGTTCGACAGCTTCACCTCGAGCGCGCGCGCGTCGCCGTAGTTGGTCGCGTAGCCGTCGTCGATCATGCGCTTGTAGCCCTCCACCGCGCCGGGCACGCACGAGAGCATGTCCCTTGCGAGCTGGCGGCACGTGGGCATGAGCTGGTCGGTCGGTACGAGGCGGGCAAGCAGGCCCCAGTGCTCGGCCTCGTCGGCGCTGATGAAGTTGCCGGTGAACGAGACCATCTTCGCGCGCGTGGGGCCGAGCACGCGCGACAGCTTCTGCGAGAGGCCCCAGCCGGGCAAAATGCCGACTCGCGCGTGGGTGTCGGCGAAGCGCGTCTCGGGGCAGCCCACGAGCACGTCGCAGGCGAGCGCGAGCTCGAAGCCGCCGGTGATCGCGAAGCCGTTGATCGCGCCGATCACCGGGTGCGGGTAACGCTCGATCGTCTCGACGAGGCCGTACTGCACGCCGCCGGCCGGCGCCTCGGTGTTGTTCCCCCCAGGCCCGCGCTCGCCCATCTCCTTCAGGTCGAGGCCGGCACAGAACGCCTTGCCCGCGCCGGTGAGAATCGCCGCGCGCACCGATCCGTCCTTCTCGAGGTCGCGGAAGGCGCGCAGCAGCGCGCCGCGCAGCGCCGAGTTCAGCGCGTTGCGGTTCCCCGGGCGATTCAGCGTGATCGTCGCGACGCCTTCGCTGCGCTCGATCAGGAGGACCTGTTCGGACATCGGGGCTCCTTGGAGTGAGGCGCGCGATGCTACGCCAGCCCCCTGGCGGCTGCGCTCGTGGTAGGGTGCGCCTAACAACTGGAGATCGTGATGCGAACACTGCTGCGCGTGCTCGGGGCGATCGTCGTCGCCGCCGCGGCGCTTCTTATCGGAGCGCGTTTCCACGACGGCCCGCTCGCGATCGTCGCGGGCGGCGCCTTCACGAGCGGCGAGCGCTACGACGGTCCCGAGCCGGACTGGTCCTTCGTGCGCGATCTCGACACGGTCGAGATTCAATCGCTCGAGCCCGCGCGCTCGCGCACGACCTGGGTCGTGGAGCACGAGGGCCGCGTGTTCATTCCGTGCGGCTACATGAGCTCGTGGTGGGGCCGCTTGTGGAAGAAGTGGCCGCTCGAAGCCGAGCGCGACGGGCGCGTGATCCTGCGCATCGACGGCAAGCTCTATGAGCGCTCTCTCGTGCGGCGCCGCGACGGCGCCGCGCTCACGCCCGTGCTCGACAAGCTCGCCGCGAAGTACCTCGGCGCGACGGGCCCCGTGGCCGGCGCGGCCGAGCAGGTGGATTCGGGCTCGCTGTGGATCTTCGAGGTCGTGCCGCGCTCGTGACCGCGCGGCGCGTGCGGTTCCCGCAGCGCACGCGCTCCCTCAGCGCGGCACGTGCCGCACTCCCCAACAACTCAGCCCGCGCGAGGTGCAGCGGGTCATCCGCCCGTCGCTGCCGCCGCCTCCAGCGCCTTGTCCTCGTTCGCGCGCTTGATCACGTAGAGGCGAATGTTCTCCACCTGCTCGGGCGAGAAGTTCGCCGACCACCCGACCATGCCGCGGCCCTTCATCACACCGTCGTGCACGATCTGCTTCCACTGCTCGGCGTTGTTGAGCGCGGGCGAGGTGCGCAGGTCGGTCACGAGCGTGCCGGCGACTGCGGCGTCGCCGTGACAGACGCCGCAGTAATTATTGTAGTTGTAGTTGCCCTCCGCGGTTTGCTCGGGCGTGCCGGTCGGCGCGGGCGGATCCAGCACGAGCTTGGTGGCGGGGGTGAGCGGCGGCAGCGTCGCAGTGCCGCCGAGCTTGAAGACGAGCATCCGGCTCACGTTGCGCACGGGCCCGGACTTCGGCGCGAGCACGCCGGCGTTGAGGTCCCACACGCCGCCCCAGCCCGCGAGCACCGCCACGTACTGCGTGTCGCCGACCGAGTACGTCATCGGCCCCGCGACGATTCCGGTCTGCGCGGGGAAGCTCCACAGCTGCTTGCCCGCGTCGGCCGTGTACGCACGCAGCTCGCCGCTCGCGGTGCCTTGGAACACGAGGTTGCCCGCGGT
Proteins encoded:
- a CDS encoding FHA domain-containing protein, producing MAGSPRVQLSLKGRLLSEVPFAGAQLRIGRMRENDVVVNNLAVSRFHAVLKRDGEGYVLEDLGSENGTLLNGERVSGTAPMTPSDVIQLGKYELRIVSGAGLAIAGPPQKRGNDAWDASQTFLALDPLAAPAAPARAEPKPAPTPAPAARDADPEGVFAFGEEDVAASAEPALEAVAEMETDPLTTPNPEHTSLFDFGDAAPAVSKTAELPPAPAPKAAPAARAAAPAEDAMHAGLIVQRDGKLHLLRPWEDGELCAGRAPECEIVLADAGVSRKHAQFSRTASGYEVSDLGSVNGIYVNGHRTKRHTLQVGDVVRIETFELTFVLDRQPIGSEVNGPVPAKPSVQDGARTT
- a CDS encoding enoyl-CoA hydratase, coding for MSEQVLLIERSEGVATITLNRPGNRNALNSALRGALLRAFRDLEKDGSVRAAILTGAGKAFCAGLDLKEMGERGPGGNNTEAPAGGVQYGLVETIERYPHPVIGAINGFAITGGFELALACDVLVGCPETRFADTHARVGILPGWGLSQKLSRVLGPTRAKMVSFTGNFISADEAEHWGLLARLVPTDQLMPTCRQLARDMLSCVPGAVEGYKRMIDDGYATNYGDARALEVKLSNEHVRGVSAKDIAERRAGVISRGRSQTA